The Salmo salar chromosome ssa04, Ssal_v3.1, whole genome shotgun sequence genomic sequence tgtgccccCCCCTCCTGAGTCAGACGAGAGGTCCACTCTGATTACCTCTTCACCGCCAGCAGCATCTTGGAGCAAcctctggaataagttcaattgccctggggtgtgcaaacaaaggatccaattcgggaaagtcgtattcctggtcgtaatgctggtgagttaccgccgctctgatatccaagagttctttccggctgtatgtaataacacaaaaaaacattcTGGGCTAATAGTTTAAGAAATAacagacacaaaaacaaaatactgcaaagttgctgaggagctagaagcagagctgccatgtctgtcggtgCCATCTTACTCATTATACTGTAAGTAACCGATTATTTTTACACAGCATTTGGCGTAGTGTAAAGATGGCCTCAATTTCTGAGCCTGTTTGAGAAAAGACAACTTACATAAATACAACATGCAAGTATCCATAACACAAGCAATATTAGTGGCTCAACAATGGCCAGAAGAAAATATAGATATGGCTTCTGGCTCCATCTACTGGTAAAACACTGGCTACACAACCTGCCGGCATGGACAGAACCAAAGAGCAAGACAACACTAACAGTAAAGGGGTAATTAGCCTGCTTACCTGTCTCCTGAGTACGATGAACTCCACAGCTGCGGCACTTCCCTCATCATCTGGGCTCATCCAGGAGTCCTGCATGGCActgccaaccacacacacagggatacatGTAAATGGCGCATGCACACACCACACTTAAATACTTTAGGCTTCTGAAATTAGGGTTTCTTCAAACCCCGGAACACACCCAATAACAGTAAATGGCTTGCCAGAACTTTATCACCTTTTCCTGGCTGGTTCGACGTACACAGGGGGTGCCTCAACCACAGCAGTCGTTGGGTGTTCAGGATAACTGAACCTTTAAACCAGGGAGAGACCACAGTCTGCAAAGGGGCCTTCAACACAAGGCAGAGGAACAACAGGGAGGGACCCAGAAAGAGGAAAAAGCAACCAGAGGACAACAAAAGCCAGCATAAAGCAGTAGTAGGATGAAGTTGCCCCATGGatgctgatctaaggtcagtatTATGGGAGGGTGAGCTGATCAAAGATCTGTGCCTACTGGAAACTTCTACCCGAGGCAAGAGCAAAGCAGGAAGAAGTGACAAGCAGAGTTTAGAGTGCTTCGGGACAGTTCATCAAGGTAAAGGATTAGTCAGTAATTGCTTAACACTATGATTCAACAAAAGTTGTGAGTAATGGAAGTTATCATGAAGAAAATAATGTATCCTTAATCTCGAAGTAAAGGCTTTGAGACAGAATCCATATCTTGAAGAAAAAGCCTTGCAGAGAAAATTTAAATTACTAGTGCAAGGACAGACATGCAAGCCAAAGCAAGGAAGGAATGGAAGGAGGTTAGGTGCCATTTGTCAAGATTTAGGAGTGGGTAGGCAGGGGTCACTCAGGACGGGGAAGGTAGGAGttgcccctagcccctaacctgtATTTCTGTGTGACAGTCTGTAGGAGGCGCTGTGAGGCCTGCTGGCCCAGTTCCTTGGCGGCCTGTAGCATGGTCGTTGGGGACAGGTGGCTGGGTGGGATGGCAGGGAGCCCCAGGGGCATGGGCAGGGGGTTTGCAGCAGCAGAGGAGCACTTAGGGGGGCGTCCTGCACTGCAGCGACTATAACAGTCACGAGGGAGGGGTGGGTAGAGTCACCACAAAAGACAGAggttagacagagaggggaacaactgttaccaagcatgtgacaagGCCACATACGCCACATAACTTCAATTGACTCACATGACTGACTGTCTACCTGGCTTCACGCTGCCTCAAATATAACCTacatacagttcaagtcggaagtttacattcaccttagccaaatacatttatactaagttttcacaattcctgacatttaatcctagtagaaattccttgtcttaggtcagtaaggatcaccactttattttaagaatgtgaaatgtcagaataatagtagagaatgaattatttcagctttttttctttcatcacattcccagtgggtcagaagtttacgtacactcaattagtatttggtatcactgcctttaaattgtttaacctgggtcaaacgttttgggtagccttccacaagcttcccacaataagttgggtgaattttggcccattcctcctgacagagctggtgtaactaagtcaggtttgtaggcctccttgctcacacacgctttttcagttctgcccacaaatgttctatgggatttaggtcagggctttgtgatggccactccaataccttgactttgttgtccttaagccattgtgccacaactttggaagtatgcttggggtcattgtccatttggaagacccatttgcaaccaagctttaacttcctgtctgatgtcttgagatgttgcttcaataaatccacataactgtcctccctcatgatgccatctattttgtgaagtgcactagtccctcctgcagcaaagcacccccacaacatgatgctgccacccccgtgcttcacggttgggatggtgttcttcggcttgcaagcctccccctttttcctctaaacataatgatggtcataataaatggccaaacagttttatttttgtttcatcagaccagaggacatttctccaaaaagtacgatctttgtccccatgtgcagttgcaaaccggagTCTGGCGTTTTTTTAATGGCTGtttaggagcagtggcttcttccttgctgagtggcctttcaggttatgtcgatataggactcgttttactgtcgatatagatacatttgtacctgtttcctccagcatcttcacaaggtcctttgccgttgttctgggattgatttgcacttttcgcaccgaagtacgttcatctctaggagaaagaatgcgtcttcttcctgagtggtatgacggctgcgtggtcccatggtgtttatacttgcgtaccattgtttgtacacatgaacgtggtaccttcaggcgtttggaaatttatcccaaggatgaaccagacttgtggaggtctacaattttttttctgaggtcttagctgatttcttttgattttcccatgatgtcaagcaaagaggcactgagtttgaaggtagaccttgaaataaatccacaggtatacctccaattgacgtaaataatgtaaattagcctattagaagcttctaaagccatgacataattttctggaattttccaagctgtttaaaggcacagtcaacttagtgtatgtaaacttctgacccactggaattgtgatacagtgaattataagtgaaataatctgtctgtaaacaattgttggaaaaattacttgtgtaatgcacaaagtagatgtcctaaccgacttgccaaaactatagtttgttaacaagaaatttgtggagtcgttgaagaacgagttttaatgactccaacctaagtgtacgtaaacttccaacttcaactgtagaagGAGAGGCTAGAGATGAGAGGAACCAATGTTTGTCTCCCTCCGCTGGAAACACAAGTCAAAAGGAGGAGGACATAGCAGTATGGGCCTCAGGCAGTGCAAAGTCAATAGAATTTAGAGTGTCCCAAGCCGACAATGCAACTTTTCCTTTGTGCCTTTCTGAAAGGTTCCAGGTTTGAAAGGGCAGGCAAGCGTTGTGTTGAAAGACTGAACAAGGGTAAAAATAATGCTACTATGCTTACATACAGCCAAGTTGTTTCATACACAAGGTGATAAAAACCAACAAACGTTGTGTTTTAAAGTGAAGTGTTCTGAAAACATTCAGCACCATGTGTTTTGGGAGCTTTTTTTCTCCGCTTATCAGGAAGCGTTGGACATGTAATCCCCCTCGCTGGTCCAAGGAAAGAGCTGGATTGTTATAATGACATTCACAGGCTTCCCAAAAGGAGTTAATTAGTGTTTAACCCAATGTGTCTTGTACTTACAAGGTGGGGGTGTGCAGTGCCTGTTTGGAGTTGGAGATGTCAGTGTCACTCCTGCCAAAAGCCTGGTCACTGTAGGACCTCCGCAGGGGACTCTgtcacaggagagagaaagagtaacatGAGTTAGATGGTGAGGGTAGGACCAGATGGAAGCTGCTGGGAATGTTTCAATCCAGGTGGTGTCTGCATATTGAATCATTTAAACAGCTCTGAAGAATGATACTCTGAGCAATGGCTTAACACTGCATGCATCAGTCACACTACACTCATCCAATTATTGTCAGACAACTTGTTCCCAAACAAAAAGTCCAGTCTGCAGTCTCACATACCTGCACTGGTTCCCTCATGTAGGGGTCTCTGTCCCAGGCACCTTGCTGCTGTGCCTCCCATGCAAGCCCCAGGGGGAGAGCTGAGTTGTGCTTGGATGGCGTGAACAGTGGACGGGGGCTCATGTCCGGGGCATCTATTAGTAAGTCAGAGGTATCAGAACACTGAGATGTGAAAGGAACTCACACAAAGATCCCATGACTGCTCCGACTCAAATCTTGAGAAAATCTAAAGAGCTTTATATCCAGCATTGTAAAGTGGCTAAAGGAGTTGTTCTTCTGACCTGTCTCCATTCTATCCCAACTCCACTTCTAACTTAAATACTTCCCAGTTTGTATTTATTAATAGGCCtacctacagaccagacatgCACCCACCTGTGAGAGACAGCCTGTCTGGGATGTGCATGCTATAGGAAGCGGGACGCTCAGCACGCCCCTGCCTCGCCTCTTCCCCTCCCTGTCCCATGCCTGGCCCCACTCTCAGCCGGTCCGGGACACGCATCTTCTGGTTGATGGCCTCAGAGAAGACCGGGTCACGGCCGCCACGCACCTGGGAAACATCACCCCGAAACCCCGAAGAGGCCATGGTAGCACTAACAGCTGCTGTGGTAAGTAAAAAATGTCACAACTTTTGAATTCACAGTACATCTCTGAAAAGACTATACTACCCCTGTAAGACTATAGTTGGATGGAGTTAGCTAGCTGATTAGGCAACAGGATTAGTCAAATTTGAGTATGTTGGTTTTCCTGCAGTGTGGATTAGCTGTAACTATCACTTAATCTAGGGGCATGTAAAGTCAAAGCAGAATGCAGGCAGctcaattcatttcaattagATGTGAGAACTACGTAGCTAGGTACTAAACACTAGGTATTGAATTTGAGTTCTTGTTCATACATCAAAGTATTTATGTCTGGATAACTATGGCTGAAGACAATTGTTGTAGGTCGTCAAAATAGATGTGAGAAAAACTAATGATAAGCTAAGTCGCTAGCTAAATCAACAAGTTGGTTTTAATGTAAACCAGTGTTGACATACTTGTGGCCAGTCAGCTAGCAAGCATAGCCATCTAGCCTGAAAGAGCTGTCAACTAACGTtagcattgaaaataagaatttgttcttaactgacttgccaagttaaataaaggtaaaataaaaaataaaaaaacctaACGTTAGCTACTTGTTGCACTCAAacaccaagggctatatctaccAAGGGGCTAACGCGCTAGCTACTAATCTGTTTTCCATCATCATGCTTTGATCATTATCCTGTTCTCGTCACACTTTCTACATCAAAATAACCCAAATAAATTCAAAATATAGTTAGCTAGAAAGATGACTGACCTGAGGAGTAACTTGCAGGTCAGCGCTCTTTGGCCAGCTAACTAGTAGCTTTAGCCGCTAGCTTATCAGTTAGCATGCGAGCTAAATCTGATAGCCAAATGAGGTCAAGTTGGTCATCTAAGTTATCACGAAGTCCGCAGCAATGTTGACATTATCTTTGAAAACGTAGCTACACAGTTTATCAACACAAACTATGTATCTAGCTACCTAAACTTTATAAAGttgacattagctagctagcaggctaCCCTACTAACCTTCACTGCGAAGCGCTGCAAAAATGTTGACAACAGACCGCCCCCTTTCGCTGGGTTGACGCACGCAACCGTCTGTGATTGGTGGGTTAGGGAAATTGACGTGTCTTCACATATCCATTCGACAGGCTCAAACATGATGGATATTAAAATACTCTTTATAGATATAAAGTTTACATTCTGTAACGGTGAATGGTCTTCAATGGTAAACTAGGCCTGTCAACTATTTCAAATGGGCATTTTATTCAACAGCAAATACGAGACAGATGGCCATTTGTTTCAGTGAACTTTCAAATGTAACAACTTTACATTTTCTGAATAAAAATGCTttatgccaatgtaaaatgtaaaaatgtattcaaCAGCAAATCATCTGGGCAAATAATGTTATTTATATTGCATGAAAAGACAAATCAAAATCAGTATTCAATGGTAAAAAATGCAaatgaaaaacacaaaaataacaacaacaggaAACACATTTTGAAAAAATAATGACACAGTTCTTTATattctcacagcaggaaatgtTGTAAAAAGGTGTAGAAAGGTATTTCTTGAAGAAATGTGCGTGTGCTTGCTTCAGCTGTAGTATGTAGTTACGTATGGGGAATAACAGTAGTACCTTTAGCAAGTACATTAATTATTACCATATTATTACTTCTTAATTCCTGCTATGAGGGTCAGGTCCCACCAACCTTTCTTTCCAAGGCGTTACAGTTAAAACATTAACCTACATCAGTGCAggatcctcagaggaggaaggagaggaccaaCCTCCTCAGTGAAATTCCTAAAAATAAAattagtgaaacattaaaaaagttatagtttttagataaaactatactaaatatattaaaatgtcaccaaataattggttaaaacacactgttttgcaatgaaagtCTACTGTAGCCTCAACAACACAATGTCGGGTAGcatcatggtgtagccagaggacagctagtttctgtactcctctgggtacattgacaatacaaaacctaggaggctggtGGTTCTCACCCCCATCCATAGActtagtaattatgacaacttccggaggaggTCCTCCATCCTATCAGAGCTCTTCCAGCAtgtactgacatgttgtccacccactcaaaggatcagagaattaatattgtactgaaagcataagcaacAGCtatctagcactgcagtgcataaaatgtggtgagtagttgactcaaaaagagagaaagccagtagttgaacagttttgaactaattcattcattcaaaaatgaaggagaagagagagagagggagagagagatagctaaatgttgtattttttcccctttccctttcacttATTTAGCTagaaaatgcagctagctagtttagcctactcaaacacccagctcaaacagagagtgttagctagctggctatggctatccaacaagTCAAGATAAGCTTTTGGTGTTATTAATTTCTTGCCACTGGGGCCCGCCAATgttactgctaaactgcttgctgctgactatatactgtactgcatgattgtagcaggtttactaacaccTTAATTCTAGTAGCTTTGTTGACTATGACATTAATATGGTGACaactatgtaggctgtgtgtagcagttagttATGAAGGTTTGGCATGGAAAgttttttttcgcctggtcacagacagctgatgtgttgtgcactgaagcgCCCAAGTGAGGGGaaaaggtgggaggaggagagcgcatagatgtgagaaggaattatacagtGATCAAAGGGTTCATGCTGTTTGCATGTGGcagctatgaaagtgaactgtgttgaAGAAGaacttttcttaaacggaagcaaacagaatgAAATGGGGATAAacgtacctgaatttgtccaatagaaattcGCGTTTGCAGCTGT encodes the following:
- the LOC106603472 gene encoding uncharacterized protein isoform X3, with the translated sequence MASSGFRGDVSQVRGGRDPVFSEAINQKMRVPDRLRVGPGMGQGGEEARQGRAERPASYSMHIPDRLSLTDAPDMSPRPLFTPSKHNSALPLGLAWEAQQQGAWDRDPYMREPVQSPLRRSYSDQAFGRSDTDISNSKQALHTPTFRCSAGRPPKCSSAAANPLPMPLGLPAIPPSHLSPTTMLQAAKELGQQASQRLLQTVTQKYRFSYPEHPTTAVVEAPPVYVEPARKSAMQDSWMSPDDEGSAAAVEFIVLRRQVAVVNENWPTWLIKGGEDESSPGGSGKAER
- the LOC106603472 gene encoding mitochondrial fission factor homolog B isoform X4; protein product: MASSGFRGDVSQVRGGRDPVFSEAINQKMRVPDRLRVGPGMGQGGEEARQGRAERPASYSMHIPDRLSLTDAPDMSPRPLFTPSKHNSALPLGLAWEAQQQGAWDRDPYMREPVQSPLRRSYSDQAFGRSDTDISNSKQALHTPTLFSYPEHPTTAVVEAPPVYVEPARKSAMQDSWMSPDDEGSAAAVEFIVLRRQVVKMSRRLAGLERQNAECRQTELVLFSLLLSACLLNGWLWIRR
- the LOC106603472 gene encoding uncharacterized protein isoform X2, giving the protein MASSGFRGDVSQVRGGRDPVFSEAINQKMRVPDRLRVGPGMGQGGEEARQGRAERPASYSMHIPDRLSLTDAPDMSPRPLFTPSKHNSALPLGLAWEAQQQGAWDRDPYMREPVQSPLRRSYSDQAFGRSDTDISNSKQALHTPTFRCSAGRPPKCSSAAANPLPMPLGLPAIPPSHLSPTTMLQAAKELGQQASQRLLQTVTQKYRFSYPEHPTTAVVEAPPVYVEPARKSAMQDSWMSPDDEGSAAAVEFIVLRRQPERTLGYQSGGNSPALRPGIRLSRIGSFVCTPQGN
- the LOC106603472 gene encoding mitochondrial fission factor isoform X1 — its product is MASSGFRGDVSQVRGGRDPVFSEAINQKMRVPDRLRVGPGMGQGGEEARQGRAERPASYSMHIPDRLSLTDAPDMSPRPLFTPSKHNSALPLGLAWEAQQQGAWDRDPYMREPVQSPLRRSYSDQAFGRSDTDISNSKQALHTPTFRCSAGRPPKCSSAAANPLPMPLGLPAIPPSHLSPTTMLQAAKELGQQASQRLLQTVTQKYRFSYPEHPTTAVVEAPPVYVEPARKSAMQDSWMSPDDEGSAAAVEFIVLRRQVVKMSRRLAGLERQNAECRQTELVLFSLLLSACLLNGWLWIRR